The Microcoleus sp. FACHB-672 region TACGATTGACACAGCTCCTAGAAAGTTAGTTAAACCGAGTGACCATACGCCGGTGATTGTTGAAATTTAAGTTTTAAATGCGTAATTTAGAACCGCAGATAGACGTAAATCTACACAGATCAGTTGGATGATCATCTGCGTAGATTTGCCACAGGCTGCTGTTCAAAATCTTAAATTAAAGCAGGAATTAACGCTATGTTTTTAGTCACGGGAGCAACCGGCGGATTAGGTCGGCGAATTGTGCGGGTGTTGCGTGAGCAGCAGAAGCCGGTGAGAGCGTTTGTGCGTCTCACATCTCGTTACGGGGAACTAGAACAGCGCGGCGCGGATATTTTCATCGGAGATTTGCAGCGAGAACGGGACATTCAGAAGGCGTGTCAGGACGTACAATACGTGATCACCGCTCACGGCGCAAATGAAAGCAGCGGCAGCGCTCAGGCGATAGAATACCGGGCGAATATTGACTTAATTGACAGTGCCAAGGAGGCAGGCGTTGAGCATTTTGTGTTCACTTCCGTGTTGGGGGTTGATCGCGGATATGAAGATGCGCCGGTGTTTAAGGCGAAGCGGGAAGTAGAAAAATACTTGCAGGCGAGTGGCTTAAATTACACGATTTTGCGGCCCTCTGGGTTTTCCTCGAATCTGCTGCCACTGGCGGAACGGTTTCGGCAAACCGGCATTTATTTGCTAATCGGTGATCCGAGAAATCGTACTTCGATTGTTAGTACCGATGATTTGGCAAAGATTGCAGTAGATTCCGTGACAGTTGAGGGGGCAAGAAATCAAATTTTGTCGGTTGGCGGGCCAGAAATTCTGACACGAGAGGATGTGCCGCGCATCTTTGGCCGAGTTTTTAATCGAGAACCCATTATTCTCAATCCGCCGCTACTAGCGTTTGATGGGTTGCGAAATGCGTTAGGGTTTCTGAATCCTCAGTTGCAAAAGTCTCTGGGAACGCTGCGAGTTTTATTGGCAAATGAGTATTTCTGCAAGCCGGAAGAAATTGCGCGGCTAGAATCGATGTTTGATATGAAGATGGAGTCTTTGGAGCGTTTTATCCGGCGTTATATGGGAGTTTGATTTGAGATGGGGTGGCAAGATGTTCACCCTACACAAAAGCCGGCCTTTGTAGTTTTTTTAGTTTTACGCCGGCACTGCTTCTTCTGATTCATCTCGGGATTGGAAGTACGACAAGAGGTTAGCAACCGCTAAGTCTGATGCTTCTTGCAAGTTAGTTGGGACTAAATTTCTGTAACCGACAGTTTGGGATTGTCGGCTGATATAAAGTTCAGCTTCTCGGCGCAGTGTCGGGTTCATCATAAATCGTAACCGGCACTTCAATTCCTAAACAGACACCGGCATCCAATAATTCCACGCCAAAGCCAACAAAATCGCCACACCGGCACCAATCAACGTATTAATAATATTCACCACTTCATTCGTCAGCCAATCAAACTTTGATTGCAATGTTGCCCCAATTACACTTTCTAAATTGGTTGCAATAAACGCAGCAATTATACACAAGATAACTCCTGTCCAATTAATCATCCCAACACCCCAAGCAACCAAGGCGATCAGCGCCGATGCCACGATGCCGGCAAGCGTTCCTTCCAAACTTACTGCGCCTTCCGTTCCTCGCTCCACCGGCTGCAAGGTGGTAATCAAAAATGTCCGCTTTCCATATACTTTGCCTACCTCACTTGCCGTCGTATCCGACAACTTTGTGCTAAAACTCGCTACATAGCCCAAGAGGAGAAGTGAGACGAGGGGAATAGAAGCAGGGACAGAAACCGGCAGCAGGGTTCCCAAGGCGCAAAGTGTGCCGGTGAGTGCTGAACCCCAAACATTTTCTGGGCCTCTAGCACCGGATCGCTTCTCAGCAATACCGGCAGCCTCTTTCTCTGCCATGCCGATGCGCGTAACCGCAGAACCCACCAGGAAATAAAACATCACCACCGCATAGCCTCGCCACCCCAAAGTCCCCCAAATGATTACCCCTAACACCCAAGCGTGCAACAAGCCTGCCGGCGTGAGTAACTTCTTTGGCGCAAAATAGGCAACCCCCAACAGAACTGTATTTAATACAACTGCCACCAACCAAGGATTCAGAGAATAAACTGTAGATAACATTTAACTAACCTCTGACAATACCCAAATTATGAACCAAGTTTTATTTCATCTTGCCTTTCCTGTCACCGATATTGCCCAAACAAAAGAATTTTACGGCAATGGCTTGGGGTGCGAAATTGGGCGAGAATC contains the following coding sequences:
- a CDS encoding TIGR00297 family protein codes for the protein MLSTVYSLNPWLVAVVLNTVLLGVAYFAPKKLLTPAGLLHAWVLGVIIWGTLGWRGYAVVMFYFLVGSAVTRIGMAEKEAAGIAEKRSGARGPENVWGSALTGTLCALGTLLPVSVPASIPLVSLLLLGYVASFSTKLSDTTASEVGKVYGKRTFLITTLQPVERGTEGAVSLEGTLAGIVASALIALVAWGVGMINWTGVILCIIAAFIATNLESVIGATLQSKFDWLTNEVVNIINTLIGAGVAILLALAWNYWMPVSV
- a CDS encoding SDR family oxidoreductase translates to MFLVTGATGGLGRRIVRVLREQQKPVRAFVRLTSRYGELEQRGADIFIGDLQRERDIQKACQDVQYVITAHGANESSGSAQAIEYRANIDLIDSAKEAGVEHFVFTSVLGVDRGYEDAPVFKAKREVEKYLQASGLNYTILRPSGFSSNLLPLAERFRQTGIYLLIGDPRNRTSIVSTDDLAKIAVDSVTVEGARNQILSVGGPEILTREDVPRIFGRVFNREPIILNPPLLAFDGLRNALGFLNPQLQKSLGTLRVLLANEYFCKPEEIARLESMFDMKMESLERFIRRYMGV